In one window of Chryseobacterium viscerum DNA:
- a CDS encoding twin-arginine translocation signal domain-containing protein — MDKPRHFTRRDFLQTSALGITAGVLGLSFTGSSSDKPYFGLKPIGRTFSLENYYIWCNSPIWGEDGKVHLFYSRWKKEKGMGGWLNGSEICRAEADSPYDEFKHKQIILTPRGGEFWDATTCHNPLITKVKDEYYLFYMGNQNGKTNTKRIGLATSKSLDGDWARPQKPLLLPGEKGAWDDHCTTNPAFIKGNDGKFWLFYKSWNTEEYENQKGPVRGNRKYGLAKADHPSGPYEKMKKNPVIDFSLQPDNAQLEDAFIWKQHGKFHIVARDMGFFNHEYGLHLTSRDGLNWSKPKIAYLDMKSYIKEPVPSSHLKRFGRLERPMILMDKDGITPKFLFGATQGGKFETSTSFVFEITSTTI, encoded by the coding sequence ATGGACAAACCCAGACACTTTACACGCAGAGACTTTTTACAGACTTCAGCCCTTGGGATCACAGCTGGGGTTCTGGGGTTGTCATTTACAGGTTCATCTTCCGACAAACCTTATTTCGGTTTAAAACCAATTGGGCGTACCTTTTCATTGGAGAACTATTACATTTGGTGTAATTCTCCAATCTGGGGCGAAGACGGTAAGGTTCATCTTTTTTATTCAAGATGGAAAAAAGAAAAAGGGATGGGCGGCTGGCTCAACGGTTCTGAAATCTGCCGTGCAGAAGCAGATTCTCCCTATGATGAATTCAAGCATAAACAAATTATTCTTACCCCTAGAGGCGGCGAATTCTGGGATGCCACGACCTGTCATAATCCTTTAATTACCAAAGTAAAAGATGAGTATTATCTTTTCTACATGGGTAACCAAAACGGAAAAACAAATACCAAAAGAATAGGGCTTGCCACTTCAAAAAGTCTTGACGGAGATTGGGCAAGGCCGCAAAAACCTCTGCTACTTCCCGGAGAAAAAGGCGCATGGGACGACCATTGTACTACCAATCCTGCTTTTATAAAAGGAAATGATGGAAAATTCTGGCTTTTTTATAAATCCTGGAACACCGAAGAATATGAAAACCAGAAAGGTCCGGTAAGAGGAAACCGAAAATACGGACTGGCAAAGGCTGATCACCCTTCAGGTCCTTACGAGAAAATGAAGAAAAATCCAGTCATCGATTTTTCATTACAGCCTGACAATGCCCAGCTGGAAGATGCTTTTATCTGGAAACAACATGGAAAATTTCATATAGTAGCCCGTGATATGGGGTTCTTTAACCATGAATACGGTTTACATTTAACTTCCAGGGATGGCCTTAACTGGTCCAAACCGAAAATTGCTTACCTTGATATGAAAAGTTATATTAAGGAACCTGTACCATCCAGTCATTTAAAACGATTCGGAAGATTAGAACGTCCCATGATTTTAATGGACAAAGACGGTATAACCCCTAAATTCCTGTTTGGAGCAACACAGGGAGGAAAGTTTGAAACTTCTACCTCTTTTGTCTTTGAAATTACAAGCACTACAATTTAA
- a CDS encoding winged helix-turn-helix domain-containing protein codes for MAETFEIIINEHSRVPKYKQIVDSILNGIDSGEIKIGEKIPSINELSESCFLSRDTVEKAYKELRKRQIIESVKGKGYYISRINKNDVINIFFLINKPSTYKMMIYNYFVNAIGTKGNIEMYIYHCDETLFINSLKKNLGGFDYYVIMPHFRDEQSKHTSSTQQVLDMIEQIPKNKLLLLDNTKPNISGEYGSIFQDFEHDIYNALKEGLDKIKKYEKIILVYPDKSIHPYPFRIVRGFEKFCKDFTLDYEILDEIYPDMELQDKDIFITIRERDLVNLVKQIRQKNLELGKDIGIISYNETPLKELLGITVITTDFKAMGESAAYMILKNKKESVNNVFKFIQRDSL; via the coding sequence ATGGCAGAAACATTTGAAATAATAATCAATGAGCATTCCAGAGTTCCTAAATATAAACAGATTGTAGATTCTATTCTCAATGGAATTGATAGCGGAGAGATTAAGATTGGTGAGAAAATCCCTTCTATAAATGAACTCAGCGAGTCGTGCTTTCTTTCAAGAGATACGGTAGAAAAAGCGTATAAAGAACTCCGGAAAAGACAAATCATCGAATCTGTAAAAGGAAAAGGATATTATATTTCACGGATTAATAAAAATGATGTGATCAATATTTTCTTCCTGATCAACAAACCGAGTACTTATAAAATGATGATTTATAATTATTTCGTCAATGCAATCGGTACCAAAGGCAATATTGAGATGTATATTTACCACTGTGACGAAACACTTTTCATTAATTCTTTAAAAAAGAATCTTGGCGGATTTGACTATTACGTGATTATGCCCCATTTCCGTGACGAACAGTCTAAACATACCAGCTCAACACAGCAGGTTTTAGATATGATTGAACAGATCCCGAAAAACAAGTTGCTGTTGTTAGACAATACCAAGCCTAATATTTCCGGAGAATACGGCTCTATTTTTCAGGATTTCGAGCATGATATTTATAATGCTTTAAAGGAAGGTTTAGACAAAATAAAGAAATACGAGAAGATAATTTTAGTGTATCCCGACAAATCCATTCATCCCTACCCTTTCCGTATTGTACGGGGTTTTGAGAAGTTTTGTAAAGATTTTACACTGGATTATGAAATTCTTGACGAAATTTATCCCGATATGGAATTGCAGGATAAAGATATTTTCATCACGATTCGGGAACGGGATCTGGTGAACCTGGTTAAGCAAATCCGACAGAAAAACCTTGAACTAGGCAAAGACATCGGAATTATTTCCTATAATGAAACGCCTCTTAAAGAACTACTGGGAATTACGGTAATTACTACAGATTTTAAAGCTATGGGAGAATCTGCTGCCTATATGATTCTGAAAAATAAAAAAGAATCTGTGAATAACGTCTTTAAGTTTATTCAGAGAGATTCTTTATAA
- a CDS encoding nuclear transport factor 2 family protein, with the protein MIKKLIFAIGFMMAISISAQKISDKEAVNAVAEKFRLAMISGEKSDLESLILPELTYGHSGGHIDDAREFVEKLASKKSDFVTINITNQTVSIVGNTAIVRHHFYATTADAGKAPGDVTLDILLVWVKVKNDWKLLARQAVKAVNAEKNK; encoded by the coding sequence ATGATTAAAAAATTAATTTTTGCCATTGGTTTTATGATGGCAATAAGTATTTCAGCACAGAAAATAAGTGATAAGGAGGCTGTAAATGCTGTTGCCGAAAAGTTCAGATTAGCGATGATAAGCGGAGAAAAATCTGATTTAGAATCTTTAATCCTGCCGGAATTAACTTACGGACATTCAGGAGGCCATATTGATGATGCCAGGGAATTTGTAGAAAAACTGGCCAGCAAAAAGTCTGATTTTGTAACGATTAATATTACCAATCAAACAGTAAGTATTGTTGGTAATACAGCCATTGTCCGTCATCATTTTTATGCAACGACTGCTGATGCCGGAAAAGCACCAGGAGATGTGACGCTGGATATCTTATTGGTTTGGGTAAAAGTAAAAAATGACTGGAAGCTATTGGCGAGACAGGCGGTTAAGGCGGTGAATGCTGAAAAGAACAAATAA
- a CDS encoding alpha-hydroxy acid oxidase, whose product MAFPFDTRYASLELLIEKAKKRMPRFAFEYLDGGCNENINRDRNTSELREVLLRPRYLNNYSETNMETELFGVKYSAPFGISPVGLQGLMWPNAPEILAKAAFKHNIPFILSTVTTSSLERISELTEGKAWYQLYHPKEEWLRDDILDRCEASGYDVLVVLADVPTFGYRAKEIRNGLSMPPQINFRNVSQALVKPQWCLEMLKHGVPSFATMNKYMDKNMNVKQLGQFMNSTFSGRLNSDRIKAIRDKWKGKLVIKGVASDEDVAEAVRLGFDGMIISNHGGRQLDAGESTIAVVKEISEKYKGQIKIMMDSGVRTGPDVARALSCGAEFTFMGRTFMYAIGALGDKGGDHIIEMLKMQFRQVMEQVCCEKPEDLQNFRVK is encoded by the coding sequence ATGGCATTTCCATTTGATACCCGTTACGCTTCGCTTGAACTTTTAATCGAAAAGGCAAAAAAAAGAATGCCCCGTTTCGCTTTCGAATACCTGGATGGCGGTTGCAATGAAAACATAAACCGGGACAGAAATACGAGCGAACTAAGAGAAGTTCTTCTTCGTCCACGTTATCTGAATAATTACAGTGAAACCAACATGGAAACTGAATTGTTTGGAGTAAAATATTCTGCGCCTTTCGGAATTTCTCCCGTTGGGTTACAGGGACTGATGTGGCCCAATGCTCCCGAAATTTTGGCAAAAGCTGCTTTTAAACATAATATTCCCTTCATATTAAGTACAGTTACAACAAGCAGTCTTGAAAGAATTTCCGAATTAACAGAGGGAAAAGCCTGGTATCAATTATACCATCCGAAAGAAGAATGGCTGCGCGATGATATTCTCGACCGTTGTGAAGCTTCCGGATACGATGTACTTGTTGTTTTGGCTGATGTTCCGACTTTTGGATACAGAGCAAAAGAAATAAGAAATGGCTTATCAATGCCGCCTCAAATTAATTTCCGAAATGTTTCCCAGGCTTTGGTAAAGCCGCAATGGTGTTTAGAGATGCTGAAACATGGTGTTCCGAGTTTTGCAACGATGAATAAGTATATGGATAAAAATATGAATGTGAAACAGCTAGGACAGTTTATGAATTCTACCTTTTCCGGCAGATTGAATTCAGACAGAATCAAGGCGATTCGTGACAAATGGAAAGGAAAATTAGTCATTAAAGGTGTCGCTTCAGACGAAGATGTCGCAGAAGCAGTTCGTTTAGGTTTCGACGGAATGATTATTTCCAATCATGGCGGAAGACAGCTTGATGCGGGTGAATCTACGATTGCTGTAGTGAAAGAAATCAGCGAAAAATATAAAGGTCAGATCAAAATTATGATGGACAGTGGTGTAAGAACCGGCCCGGATGTTGCCCGCGCTTTAAGTTGTGGTGCTGAATTTACCTTTATGGGAAGGACTTTCATGTATGCAATAGGAGCTTTAGGTGACAAAGGCGGTGACCATATTATTGAAATGCTTAAAATGCAGTTCAGACAGGTGATGGAACAGGTTTGCTGTGAAAAACCGGAAGATTTGCAAAACTTCAGAGTGAAATAA
- a CDS encoding FGGY-family carbohydrate kinase — protein sequence MSKKKVTIVFDIGKTNKKFFLFDKNYKEVVREYTELPLITDEDNYPAEDLSALQHWIKDNFNAILDHEEYEVKAINFSTYGASFVHLDQKGNVLTPLYNYTKPMDEEILDLFYEKHGSKQKIARETASPQAGMLNSGLQLFWLKYKHPEIFRKIRHSLHLPQYLSYLFTGICVSEFTSIGCHTNLWDYDKADYHDWVYEEEIDALLPPIVPTSASINTSYRNKKIKIGVGIHDSSSALLPYILSKKEPFLLLSTGTWSISLNPFNDESLIDEDIENNCLNYMRIDGKRVKASRLFMGNEYKIQVEKLCAYYGKEYGFHREVQFDQGLYLRLMKNKNIYFRFEGIILKRKMISETDLKSFTTFEEAYHQLMIELMDLQIHTIKNAIGNSDIENIYIDGGFTDNEVFMKLMSHHFQHYNVMSTHSPLGSALGASMVISNKKIDETFLQQHYQMKVLQPLILNL from the coding sequence ATGTCTAAAAAAAAGGTAACCATTGTATTTGATATTGGAAAGACCAATAAAAAGTTCTTTTTATTCGATAAGAATTATAAAGAAGTTGTCCGGGAATATACAGAATTACCACTCATTACTGATGAAGATAATTATCCTGCGGAAGACCTTTCAGCCTTGCAGCATTGGATAAAAGATAATTTTAATGCCATTCTTGATCATGAAGAATATGAAGTAAAAGCCATCAATTTTTCCACATATGGAGCAAGTTTTGTGCATCTGGATCAGAAAGGAAATGTTCTGACTCCATTGTACAATTACACCAAACCGATGGATGAGGAAATTCTTGATTTATTTTATGAAAAGCATGGAAGCAAACAGAAAATTGCCCGTGAAACAGCATCACCCCAGGCTGGAATGCTTAATTCAGGTCTGCAATTATTCTGGCTGAAATATAAGCATCCGGAAATATTCAGAAAAATCCGTCACAGCCTTCATTTACCTCAATATTTATCGTATTTGTTTACCGGAATTTGTGTGTCGGAATTTACTTCAATAGGCTGTCACACCAATTTGTGGGATTACGACAAAGCTGACTATCACGACTGGGTGTATGAAGAAGAAATAGACGCTTTATTACCACCAATTGTACCGACTTCTGCGAGTATCAATACTTCTTACAGAAATAAAAAAATTAAAATCGGTGTTGGGATTCACGACAGTTCTTCAGCGTTATTACCTTATATTTTAAGCAAAAAAGAACCGTTTTTACTTCTCTCAACGGGAACCTGGAGTATTTCGTTAAATCCTTTTAATGATGAAAGCCTAATTGATGAAGATATAGAAAATAATTGTCTGAATTACATGCGAATTGATGGGAAACGTGTAAAAGCATCCCGTCTTTTCATGGGAAATGAATACAAAATCCAGGTTGAAAAACTATGTGCTTATTACGGAAAAGAATATGGTTTCCACAGAGAAGTGCAGTTTGATCAGGGTTTGTATTTGCGCTTAATGAAAAATAAAAATATCTATTTTCGCTTTGAAGGAATTATTTTAAAACGAAAAATGATCAGTGAAACAGATTTAAAATCATTCACTACTTTTGAAGAAGCATATCATCAATTAATGATAGAACTGATGGATTTACAGATTCATACCATCAAAAATGCAATCGGAAATTCAGATATCGAAAACATTTATATCGATGGCGGATTCACTGATAATGAAGTATTTATGAAGCTTATGTCTCATCATTTTCAGCATTACAATGTGATGTCTACACATTCTCCGCTGGGTTCTGCATTGGGAGCTTCCATGGTGATTTCGAACAAAAAAATAGACGAAACTTTTTTACAGCAGCATTATCAGATGAAAGTGCTTCAACCGTTAATTCTTAATTTATAA
- a CDS encoding TIM barrel protein has protein sequence MIIGKDIIEQYNKTEIENFTTDFDFLQNKLTKSGANVAEIVNKIADFQVAIPSWALGAGGTRFGRFSYGGEPSSLEQKLDDVGLIHTLTHSAGAVSLHIPWDIPTDVKAIKEVAASHGLVLDAMNSNTFQDQAGAKHSYKFGSLNAVNEDSRAYAVEHNKEVIRIGKELDSKSLTVWLADGASFPGQLNFQTALSNTEKSLKEIYAEMPEDWKLFIEYKPYEPNFYSTTIQDWGTSFMLANACGERAYTLVDLGHHLPNTNIEQIVATLMYKGKLGGFHFNDSKYGDDDLTVGSIKPYALFLIFNELVYGMENNPQNPYPAWMIDASHNIKDPLEDLLQSLEAILIAYAQALLVDQKALKTAQLNNDVVGAQDILQNAYRTDVRPLLRAARLQKGAALDPIAAYRSLKVRENLIIERGLETKATGL, from the coding sequence ATGATTATAGGAAAAGATATCATTGAACAATATAACAAAACAGAAATTGAAAACTTTACGACAGATTTCGATTTTCTACAAAATAAATTAACAAAATCAGGAGCTAATGTTGCTGAGATTGTCAACAAAATTGCTGATTTCCAGGTGGCTATTCCGAGCTGGGCTTTAGGAGCGGGAGGAACCCGTTTTGGAAGATTTTCTTATGGTGGTGAGCCTTCTTCTTTAGAGCAAAAATTAGATGATGTAGGTTTAATTCATACTTTAACACATTCTGCAGGAGCTGTTTCATTACACATTCCATGGGATATTCCAACTGATGTGAAGGCCATTAAAGAAGTAGCTGCATCTCACGGACTTGTTTTAGATGCCATGAATTCTAATACATTCCAGGATCAGGCAGGCGCTAAACACTCTTATAAATTCGGTTCTTTGAACGCTGTGAACGAAGATTCAAGAGCCTATGCCGTAGAACACAACAAAGAAGTGATCAGGATAGGAAAAGAATTAGATTCAAAAAGCTTAACGGTTTGGCTGGCGGACGGAGCAAGTTTTCCGGGACAATTGAATTTTCAGACAGCATTGTCAAACACAGAGAAAAGTTTAAAAGAAATCTATGCAGAAATGCCTGAAGACTGGAAACTTTTCATTGAATACAAGCCTTACGAACCGAATTTTTATTCAACAACCATTCAGGATTGGGGAACTTCGTTTATGTTGGCAAATGCTTGTGGTGAGAGAGCTTATACGTTGGTAGATTTAGGCCATCATCTACCGAATACCAATATTGAGCAGATTGTTGCAACCTTGATGTACAAAGGAAAATTAGGAGGTTTCCACTTCAACGATAGCAAATATGGGGATGATGACTTAACGGTAGGTTCCATTAAGCCTTATGCTTTATTCTTGATTTTCAATGAATTGGTATACGGAATGGAAAATAATCCTCAAAACCCTTATCCGGCCTGGATGATCGATGCAAGCCATAATATTAAAGATCCGTTGGAAGATTTATTACAGTCTCTGGAAGCTATCCTAATTGCTTATGCACAGGCACTTTTGGTTGATCAGAAAGCATTAAAAACAGCTCAGCTGAATAATGATGTCGTTGGTGCGCAGGATATTTTGCAAAACGCCTACAGAACAGATGTTCGTCCATTATTAAGAGCTGCAAGATTGCAGAAAGGTGCTGCTTTAGATCCGATCGCAGCTTACAGGAGTTTAAAGGTGAGAGAAAATTTAATTATTGAAAGAGGCCTAGAAACCAAAGCAACGGGATTATAA